The genomic region ACCCGCCGCGCTGGGGACACCTGCGAACGGCCATGCTGGCCGTCGACTCCGGACTCCGCCCCGACCCCGAGTTCCTCACCAGAGCCGCCCGCGAGGCGGTCGAGCTGCTCGACCTCTCCCTGGCCGAGAGGCTGGCACGGGTGGCCGCCGTCGGCGGAGGCGGCTTCGAAGCGCAGCTTATCCTCGCCACCGTCCTCAGCTGGATGAGCCGTAGCGCGGAGGCCGAGCTGGAGCTGGCACGGCTCGATGGACTCGCGTGCGACGACACCCAGCGGACGCAGGCAGCGGTGGTGACGGCAGGCAACCTGTTCTGGTCCTCGCGCCGCCCAACCGACGCCGAAGCAGTGCTCGACGGCGTCGAGGCGGTTGTGACCGAGACCGCGGCCCGGCAGGTGGTGACCGCCTTCCGAGCCGCCTTCCACGCAGGTCTCGGCCGACAGAACCAGGCGATCGACACCGCGCGCCTGGCCCTGGCGGCCCCGGACCTTCCCGGACAGGCTGTGATGCTCGCGACGTGGGGTCTGGTCATCGGGCTGGGTCTCGTCGGCCGGACCGATGACATCGGCTCGGCCGCCGAGCCCGGCTACCAGGCGGCGCGCAGGTCCTTCGACGCCGCGATCCTGCGGGTCGGGCTGAGCGAATTCCATCTGGGGGCGTTGCTGATGGCAGGAGATGTCCACGGGGCCGAGCAGATCGCGCTCGAACGCTGGGAGGAGAGTACGAACGCCCCCAGCCAACCGTTGTTCACGCTCGCGCTGCTAGGGAGGGTCGCGCTGGCCAGAGGGAAGGTAGTTGAGGCGGCACGCGGATTAAGGGAGGTCTGCGCCGGGATGCGGGAGACCGACACGGTCGGCTGGTTGTACCGAAATCTGTTGTCCCTCGCCCAGGCGCTGGCCATGGCCGGGGATGCCGCCGCAGCAGGGCGGTTCCTGGCCGAGGCCGAGTCCCAGGAGCATCCCGCCTTCAGCTTTCTGGCTCCCGAGCTGATCCTGACCAGGGCGTGGGTCTCTGCTGCGCAAGGCGCGACGACCGAGGCGACCACACTCGCGCGGGATGCCTCCGTGCTCGCCCGTGACCGTGGCCAGTTCGGCCACGAGATGTTCGCGCTGCACACCGCGGTTCGCTTCGGTGACCGCTCCGCAGCCGAGAGGCTCGGCCAGCTGACAGCTCACCTGGACGGTCCTCGGGCGGACGTCGCAGCCGCCCACGCCTCCGCGCTCGCCGCCGACGACGGGGACGCCCTGCACGCGGTCTCGGTCCGGTGGGAGCAGATGGGTGATCTGCTGACCGCCGCTGATGCCGAGGCCCACGCGGTGACCTCCTATCTGGCACGGCAGCGGAGGGTCCGGCACAGGCCGCCACCGCCAGGACCCACCGGCTGGCCGAGGCATGCGACGCTGCCCGCACCCCCGCGCTAGTCGCCGCGATCCGGCCGCTGCCCCTGACCGACCGGGAACGCGAGATCGTCACTCTCGCGGCCAGCGGCCTGCCCAACCGCGAAATTGCCGCACGCCTGTTCCTATCGGTGCGCACCGTCGAAGGCCATCTTTATCGCGCGAGCACCAAACTTGGCGTCACCCGTCGCGCTGACCTGGGCCCCATAATCCAACGATGACAGCGGTGCTCGGGATCTCCAAGACGTAGTCGACGGCAACGCGCTACTTGGAGACTTCTTCATTGGGCCAGTTCGGGCCACGAGGTTGAACCTCGCGAGTGGACACCGGGTTTCATGCGATGAGTGGCAGCGTATGTGATGTGGCGAGTTGTTGTTCGCATTCGGTTGGTGTGAGGTAACCGAGGGCGGAGTGGCGGCGCCGCCGGTTGTAGTAGGCCAGCCAGCGGAACAGCTCGAGTCGAGTTTGTGCCTTGGAGACCCAGCGGCGTCCGTGCAGCAACTCACGCCTGAGACCCTGGAAGAACGACTCGGCCAGGGCGTTGTCGTAGCTCGAGCCGACCCGTCCCGTGCTGCGGAGGATGCCGTGCCGGCGGCAGACTTCGGCGAAGGCGGCCGCGCTGTATTGGGCGCCCCTGTCCGTGTGGAAGACGACGCCACGGACCCTTCCGCTGCGCAGGGGGGTATCTCGCGACAACTGAGTTACGTGGAAAGTTGGCCAGTGGCATCCGGATTCGGGCCTCTCGGCGCGCGTTAAAGAGTGAGGGCGTAAGAGCTCGTAACACGATCATGAGTCGGGCTTGTTGAGGGGTCTCCAGCAGATGAGGCTGCAGGCCAGGGAGACAAAGGCGTCGTGGAGTTCGGTGCGGCGTTCCCAGCGGACGGCGAGTCGTTTGAACTGGTGGAGCAGGGCGAAGGTCTGCTCGACGACGTAGCGGAGCTTGCCCATGCCCTTGTGTTGGGGGCGCCTCTGCGGGAGATGACGGGCAGGATCCGGCGTTTGCACAGCTCTTCCCGGTTGGGGTTTGATTCGTATCCCTTGTCGCCGAGCAGGGCGTCCGGGCGTCTGCGGGGCCGGCCGGGGCGGCCCGCGACGGGCGGGATGCCGTCGACCAGGGCGAGGGTCTGGGTGACATCGTTGACGTTCGCCGCGGTCGTGACGACTTTCAGCGGGGTCCCGCGTCCGTCGCAGATCAAGTGGTGTTTGCTGCCCGTCTTCGGCCGGTCGACCGGCGACGGACTGGTGTCGGTGCCCCCTTTTTCGCCCGGATGTGAGAGCCGTCCACGCACGCCCTCGACCAGTCGAGGCGGCCGGACGCGTTCAGCTCGGCGAGCAGGATCCGGTGCAGCTGGTCGAAGACCCCTGCCTGCTGCCACCGCTCCAGGCGCCGCCAGCAGGTCTGCCCCGAGCCGAACCCCAGCTCAGGCGGCAGGAGTTGCCACGCGATGTCGTTGTGCAGGACGTACAGGATGCCTTGCAGGCACAGCCGGTCCGCCACCGGCCGCGGCCCTGGCGACCTCGTCGGCCAGGGCGGCAGCAGCGGCTCGATCAGTGCCCACAAGTCGTCGTCCACGATCCACGGCCGAGTACTCACACCACCACGAACGGCCGAATCATCACACCGGTTACGCCCGACCAGCACATCTCAACAAGATCCTGTTACCAGCTCTATGGGCAACCGGAAGTTCGGCGCACGCCACTGCGATTGCCTGGAGGCAACCGGCGGAGAGCGCCCCTCCTGCTGGCTGCCGTCTACTCGTCGCCCCCGGTCTTGGTGGCTGGCTCGGAGGCGAAGCAGTCCCGGCACTCGGGGACAGCGGCAACCATGCGTTGGAGGCCGCCGCAGTTCTCGCACCGGGGGTGTGCGGTGGTGTCGCCGAGTTCCTCGAGGATGGCCTGGAGGCGGCGCACCGTGAAGTCCGCCTCGGAGATGGCGGCCGGGGCCCACTGTGACGACATCCACCGCAGTGGACCGAGAAAGGCCCGAGCGAGGCTGACGGCGGTGCTCGCGGCGTACGCCCATCCGTTGGTCGCGGCGCTGGGGTCGTCGGGCGCATCCTCGTGGGGAAGTCCGACCGACCAGGGCGGCACGGTCATGGTGAGGGAATCCAGCCGGTCACCGACGAAGCCGAGTTCGAACCAGGCGCGCCGGACCTGATCCTCTCACCGGCCAGCTCCTTCACGAGCGGGTAGATCCTTTTCCCGGCAGATGCGCCTGCGACAGATAGGCCGCGGCCCGGCGCAGGACCTGGTTCTCCTGCTCCAGCAGCTTGATCCGCCGACGTCCTTCCCGCAGTTCCTCACTCTCCTGGCTGGACGTTCCGGCCTTGGAGCCGTCATCGATGTCCGCCCGGCGCATCCATTTCCACCACGTCATCGGGTGGACTCCGAAGTCGGTGGCCACCTGCTCGACCGTCACACCCGGACCACAGTTCCTCGCGACCCGCACGACGTCCTGACGGAACTCTTCCGGATAGGGCTTGGGCACAGCGACATCCTTCCCACCTGCCCTACAGGGCAAGCCACTTCAGATGTCACCCGATCGTGCGGCAGACCCGACGGGCGTTTTCAGGATTTGGTGTCGATGGCTCTTGCCAGTGTGGCCATGACCTCGACTGCTTCGCCGTCGGTGAGGCCTTGTTCCATGCATAGGGAGTGCCATGTCGTGAAGGCCGTGGCATGGCCGATGACAGCCTGCCGGAGCGGATCGTGGGCCGTCGGCCAGGCATCGGCCAGTACCTCGATGTACTGCCTGGTCATCTTCTCGCGGGCCTCGCGGATCGATTGGGGCACGGCGTGTTGGTCGCGGATGACCAACGTCAGCATCTGCTCGCCCGCGCGGTAGAAGCGGTAGATGTCGGTTAGCCCGGCCGTCAGCCGCTCGAGGGGGTTCTCGATCGCGGCCCATTCCTCCGGCCGGGGCGGCCTCTGGCGCGACAGCCAGTGTCCTGAGCACGCCTCGAACAACGTCGTCTCGTCGGGGAAGTGCCGGTAGACGGTCAGCCGGGTGACTCCGGCGCGCTCCGCGATCGCCGCGATGCTCGTTGACGCTGGGCCGGCGGTGCCGTGCAGATGCACGGCGGCCTCGACGATGCGCTGCCGCGTCCGGCTCACGTCCTCGGCGCGCTTGCGCATCTCGTAGCCACGCGATTTCGGCGAACGCTTGTGTTCACTCAATTCTTGACGCCTCGGGGTTCGCAGTGGAGACTCTTTTTAAGAGAACATCAGTGTATCTCCAAAATGTGTCGGGAGTGATCGCCATGACACAACCGCTGGCCCCGCCTCTCACCATCGTCCGCCCCGGCGAGGGCACCGAGGGCTTCCTCGGCTCGATCGGGGTCGCCTTTAAACTGTGGGGTGCAGACACAGGAGGCGCGGTCTCCGTCGTCGAGCACCCCTTCCCGGTCGGAGCCCTGGTCCCGCCACACCTGCACACCCGAGAGGACGAGTACTCGATCGTCACCGAAGGCGAAATCGGTTTCCGTTCCGGCGACCGCGAAGCCGTCCTGGGCGTCGGCGGCTACATCACAAAGCCGCGCGGGGAACTCCACGCAATGTGGAACGCCGGCCGCGTCCCGGCCCGAATGATCGAGATCATCAGTCCCGCCGGATTCGAACACTTCTTCCGCGAGTTGGCCGAAATGCTCGCAGACGGGCAGCCGCCGCCCGCCGATGCGCTACCCGCGCTCGCCGCCAAGTACGGTCTCGAGTTCGGACGGCCCACCTGGCTGCCCGACGTCATCTCGCGATTCGGTCTGACGCCGCCACCCGGCGTCTGACCGGGGGCCGGCGCCGCCCAGACCCACTGGCCGGGCAGCGGTCTTCCCGGTGAAGATCACCTCCGGTGGCGTTGAGGATGGGGCCGCACGGGCGACATCGCCGATCCTGCTCGCGCCGGTGATGTCGACGCCTTCCCCAAGCCTCGGCAGGGAGGCCTGTAACCCCGGCTGCCCGAGCAGAAGGCCGGCGGGACCGGGCTCCCGCTTCCGCCCCGGGCAAGCCTCCTGACCGCCGGGCAAGCCCCGTGA from Streptomyces sp. NBC_00190 harbors:
- a CDS encoding transposase — encoded protein: MPKPYPEEFRQDVVRVARNCGPGVTVEQVATDFGVHPMTWWKWMRRADIDDGSKAGTSSQESEELREGRRRIKLLEQENQVLRRAAAYLSQAHLPGKGSTRS
- a CDS encoding response regulator transcription factor, producing MTDREREIVTLAASGLPNREIAARLFLSVRTVEGHLYRASTKLGVTRRADLGPIIQR
- a CDS encoding TetR/AcrR family transcriptional regulator — translated: MSEHKRSPKSRGYEMRKRAEDVSRTRQRIVEAAVHLHGTAGPASTSIAAIAERAGVTRLTVYRHFPDETTLFEACSGHWLSRQRPPRPEEWAAIENPLERLTAGLTDIYRFYRAGEQMLTLVIRDQHAVPQSIREAREKMTRQYIEVLADAWPTAHDPLRQAVIGHATAFTTWHSLCMEQGLTDGEAVEVMATLARAIDTKS
- a CDS encoding cupin domain-containing protein is translated as MTQPLAPPLTIVRPGEGTEGFLGSIGVAFKLWGADTGGAVSVVEHPFPVGALVPPHLHTREDEYSIVTEGEIGFRSGDREAVLGVGGYITKPRGELHAMWNAGRVPARMIEIISPAGFEHFFRELAEMLADGQPPPADALPALAAKYGLEFGRPTWLPDVISRFGLTPPPGV